A stretch of DNA from Aerosakkonema funiforme FACHB-1375:
GATAGTTGCGTTAAATCTTCGCTACGACCGTAGAAAATAGAAACATCCGGTGCTTCACTCCAATCTTGACGCGATTGTGCGATCGCAGTTTCACCGCTCGCAGGTTCCGTTGATACATCAAAATTAAATTGCTTTTGCTCTTTTTGGTATAAAGATACGAGGATTTGTTGCAATTTGGCTAATTTTCCCGGCCCAGCGCCAGTAATGCGAAATTTTTTGTAAACTTCGCCTAATCTTTTCCGGACAGCTTCCGGTCTAATGTCCAGTTTAGTTGCGATCGCCAAAATCGATTCGCCCTCCAAAGCTAGGGACAACGCCTCTAGTTCCGTCTCCGATACGCCTTGGGAGCTTGCTATAGCTTTCAGAAAATCTAAGGGAATCAAAGTAGTACGCTCACTCTAGCCGATGATATTTTATTATATTCTTATAAGTGAGTAATTAGCTGCTGTGGAGATATTTCTCACTTTCATTTTTTGCTTTAAGGCTTCTCCCAGCCAGCAGAATCTCCTCCCGAACAAATCGGGCAGTTGGCGATCCTCCATCTTTCTTTTCATCCACCGCCACCAGACTTTACATTTCGGGCTTGACAAAAATCAGGTTTCACATTTAAATAATCACTTAAGTGAATGGAATGAGATTTGGCAACAGCCTGCACCTACTTCTCAAGGTGCAGGCCAGACACTTTCATGGAGGTAGAGGGTGGTTCGGATTCGCGAAGTTGTCCAACAAGCTTTGAAGACGGGTTATCTGACCGTGGAAGCAGAAGCGCAATTGCGGCAGTTATTAGCTTCTAAATACGACTCGGAAGATTTAAACGCTTTTATGAAGTTGCAGCAAGCAGCGATGAGGGGTTATGTGAGACAAGCTTCACGGGAATTACTTTACTCTCGGCGAGAGTGCCCTTAATTTTCCACTGTTTCCCAAGTCTAATCCTTTTGGAGCTATCGACAATGAAAAGTTTATTTATTCCTTCTGAAGTTGAAGTTTTCCCAGAACCTGTTATTGGTACGGTAGACAAGGTAATTTCACCTCAGAAACCCGGACGAGTTAGGTGTTTGGGTAGCTGTTGGCCTGCTCAATTATATCAAGTGAATTGCCAAGCAACTATTCTGCCAGAAGAATCGGTGAATATTGTTGCCATTCAAGGAATTACTTTGCTTGTCGTCCCTTTAATTTCTCATTGCTCTAGTTGAACTGGCGCACTGAAGATGAGGATAAGGATAAATAAGATAATGTCTGCGATCGCGTTGCTCTGAGTTTAGACAAAGTTATTAGTCGAATCTTCAACTTTTCCCTCCCTACGCTGGGGCGGCAAAGGTCGATCGCTCCTACTCAACAACCTCTCATAAGCCTGCTGGTAGTGATACTCATCTATCCAAGCATGATAAGTCTGAATGTGAATCGCCACCGAATGACCCATCTGCTTGGCCGCCAGCGACACCTCCAATCCGTACTGGATACTTCTTGCCGCCCAAGCATGGCGAAGATCATAAGGTTTAAACTCCATACCCTGCCGTCGAAAATATTGACATACCCTATGTCCCAACTCCTTATTACTTGCAGCGTTGACGTTGGGTACTGCCACATCCATCAGCGACCATTCTTGGACCCATTCCGGATGCAGCGGCCAAACTTTTCTTTCTCCAGTTTTTCCCTCCAACACCTTCACCACCCCCGACCCTTTCTGAAAATCTACCAAATCCAAATGAAACACCTCATGCGGTCGCAGCCCATAAGTCGCTATCATCCCGAAACACCACTGCCACGCCCTTTTTGAGAGCTTCTCGTACCAAAATAATATCGCTTCATCGCTTGGTAAATTTCGTTTCTGCACTTTTGTGGGAGAATAATCCCCACTAAACCTTTTGGCATCGAACTTAAAATCGGCGAATTCTACCAACTTATCCAACGCCATACACACCTTCTGCCGCATTCGAGTAGAAGGCGGCACAGACACGATCGCATTCATCAATATTTCTTTGGATAAATAAGAAGAAAGCGGTAATTTACTATACACCTCCACATAATTTGTTTTCCACGTTGAAATTGACTGTGGATTTTT
This window harbors:
- a CDS encoding tyrosine-type recombinase/integrase, translated to MSSPSPSNQLSAVNQRLKAGQIGVTIIQKGNRLYLRGTLPPRPGSNKDKPHQQEIALGIEATSAGMRTAEKEARKVGGLLSVGEFSWWPYLRHTGVGRENKTIGEWVSELEKDYFIGRAKNPQSISTWKTNYVEVYSKLPLSSYLSKEILMNAIVSVPPSTRMRQKVCMALDKLVEFADFKFDAKRFSGDYSPTKVQKRNLPSDEAILFWYEKLSKRAWQWCFGMIATYGLRPHEVFHLDLVDFQKGSGVVKVLEGKTGERKVWPLHPEWVQEWSLMDVAVPNVNAASNKELGHRVCQYFRRQGMEFKPYDLRHAWAARSIQYGLEVSLAAKQMGHSVAIHIQTYHAWIDEYHYQQAYERLLSRSDRPLPPQRREGKVEDSTNNFV
- a CDS encoding NfeD family protein encodes the protein MKSLFIPSEVEVFPEPVIGTVDKVISPQKPGRVRCLGSCWPAQLYQVNCQATILPEESVNIVAIQGITLLVVPLISHCSS